The following coding sequences lie in one Terriglobia bacterium genomic window:
- a CDS encoding HigA family addiction module antidote protein encodes MPMKNPPHPGDFIRTEIIRPAGLSVTAAATALQVSRPALSSLLNGKADLSGDMALRIEKAFGVKMDTLMRMQASYDIAQTRKREKQIRVRRIHQVAPVHA; translated from the coding sequence ATGCCCATGAAGAACCCGCCTCATCCCGGGGATTTCATCCGGACGGAAATCATCCGGCCTGCGGGCCTGTCGGTAACGGCTGCGGCTACCGCGCTTCAGGTTTCCCGGCCCGCGTTGTCCAGCCTGCTAAACGGCAAGGCTGACCTTTCGGGCGATATGGCGCTCCGCATTGAGAAAGCTTTCGGAGTGAAGATGGACACGCTCATGCGGATGCAAGCCTCCTATGACATCGCCCAGACCCGCAAGCGTGAGAAGCAAATCCGTGTACGGCGGATTCACCAGGTAGCTCCCGTTCACGCGTGA
- a CDS encoding type II toxin-antitoxin system RelE/ParE family toxin, with product MKIRNFVHKGLKKLYTEDIARGVPPDTVDKLRKMLAFLDDMQDPEELRSFPAWKTHTLTGDRKATWSLSVTRNRRLTFRIDIAEYEICDLNLEDYH from the coding sequence GTGAAAATAAGGAACTTCGTGCATAAGGGGCTGAAAAAGCTCTACACGGAGGACATCGCGAGAGGCGTTCCGCCTGATACGGTGGATAAGCTCCGCAAGATGCTGGCATTCCTCGATGATATGCAGGACCCCGAGGAATTACGCTCGTTCCCAGCGTGGAAGACGCACACATTGACCGGCGACCGCAAGGCCACATGGAGCCTCAGCGTTACCCGTAACCGCCGGCTGACGTTCCGTATCGACATCGCAGAGTACGAAATCTGCGACTTAAACCTGGAAGACTACCACTAG
- a CDS encoding alpha/beta fold hydrolase — protein sequence MPAQESNNAGTPPPTRGRDDFVPRRGLRGGHIQTLAGHFLPRRNLLPEPERRFFTVADGVQVRCDCHWQKDRALTVVIVHGLEGSSESTYVIGTGSKAWLAGMNVVRMNVRNCGGTEQLAPTLYHSGLSGDVGAVVNELISKDHLPQIAIAGFSMGGNLVLKLAGEWGSAAPREVKAFAAICPGMDLAASAAELHRWSNRIYEWRFLLSLWQSVGRKARLFPEIFRRPGLRAMRSLRDFDDQVTARYCGFTGADDYYRRASSSPLVPRIAVPTLVIHAQDDPFVRILPESRAALAANPQVRFIETEHGGHCAFVGEDSGSDGRWAERQIIEFFHEITNQ from the coding sequence GTGCCCGCGCAAGAATCCAACAACGCTGGAACTCCGCCGCCCACACGCGGGCGCGATGATTTCGTGCCGCGGCGCGGCCTGCGCGGCGGCCACATCCAGACCCTCGCCGGCCATTTCCTGCCGCGCCGTAACCTGCTGCCCGAGCCCGAACGCCGCTTCTTCACCGTCGCCGACGGCGTGCAGGTGCGCTGCGACTGCCACTGGCAAAAGGACCGTGCGCTGACCGTCGTGATCGTGCACGGCCTGGAAGGCTCGAGCGAATCCACGTACGTGATCGGCACCGGCAGCAAGGCGTGGCTGGCGGGCATGAACGTGGTCCGCATGAACGTGCGCAACTGCGGCGGCACCGAGCAGCTTGCTCCTACGCTCTACCATTCCGGGCTCTCCGGCGACGTCGGCGCGGTGGTGAACGAGCTCATCTCCAAGGACCATCTGCCGCAGATCGCCATCGCCGGCTTTTCCATGGGCGGCAACCTGGTGCTGAAGCTCGCCGGCGAGTGGGGCAGCGCCGCGCCGCGCGAGGTGAAGGCCTTCGCCGCGATTTGTCCCGGCATGGACCTGGCGGCGAGCGCCGCCGAACTGCATCGCTGGTCGAACCGCATTTACGAATGGCGCTTCCTGCTGTCGTTGTGGCAGAGCGTTGGACGCAAGGCGCGGCTGTTTCCTGAAATTTTTCGGCGTCCCGGATTGCGCGCCATGCGCAGCCTGCGCGATTTCGACGATCAAGTGACGGCGCGCTACTGCGGCTTCACCGGCGCTGACGATTATTACCGGCGCGCCAGCTCGTCGCCGCTGGTGCCAAGGATCGCGGTGCCGACGCTGGTGATCCACGCCCAGGACGACCCGTTCGTGCGCATCCTCCCCGAATCGCGGGCGGCGCTGGCGGCGAACCCGCAGGTGCGCTTCATCGAAACCGAGCACGGCGGACATTGCGCGTTTGTAGGCGAGGACAGCGGCTCGGACGGCCGATGGGCAGAGCGCCAGATCATTGAGTTCTTCCACGAAATTACCAATCAGTAA
- a CDS encoding zinc ribbon domain-containing protein, giving the protein MPIFEYICKDCKKPFEALIMGSRQAECPSCHGRNLAQQFSVFAAGAPHSGAPATAACGASPST; this is encoded by the coding sequence ATGCCCATCTTTGAATACATCTGCAAGGACTGCAAGAAGCCCTTCGAGGCGCTGATCATGGGTTCGCGCCAGGCCGAATGCCCGAGCTGCCATGGCCGCAACCTGGCGCAGCAGTTTTCGGTCTTCGCCGCCGGCGCGCCCCACTCCGGCGCTCCCGCCACGGCCGCGTGCGGCGCCAGCCCCTCCACTTGA
- a CDS encoding sialate O-acetylesterase, giving the protein MIKRLSVLLLMLAWVTVLRAELRLPAIISDHMVLQQKQSNPIWGWDTPGTKITVSFAGQTYSTTAGNDGKWTVKLAPLPANAAPQTLTVVGSTKREIKDVLIGEVWMCSGQSNMVFTLADDWTGDLEAARSDLPNIRLITVPRVGTQELQNDFKGEWQASTPDSARKFSAVGFFFGRYLHEILNVPVGLIDNAWGGSAAEAWVRRASLEKDPRFKPLMDSTVKHEAELQSEKGKADFERAMTAWKAAEEKAKAEKKSPPRAPFSPQQWLAGNARPGNIFAGVVHPTLGYGLRGVIWYQGETNANAGRSYEYASLFPFLIEQWRREWGQGDFPFYWVQLAAYKAERPDPGAWAELREAQTKTMLLPNTGQAVIIDLGEGKNIHPRNKHDVAARLVRWALVKDYGMKLPYRSPEFKSVVITGNKATITFDCFGSRLRPFDVEEPRGFAICGPDKVWHPATGRILDGNTVELWSEQVEKPIAVRYAWADNPACNLFSNDGLPVTPFRTDNFDLITGPKPVPPGQHDRAR; this is encoded by the coding sequence ATGATAAAACGATTATCCGTTCTCCTTCTGATGCTCGCCTGGGTTACCGTTCTGCGTGCGGAACTTAGACTTCCGGCCATCATCAGCGACCACATGGTTCTGCAACAAAAGCAGTCCAATCCCATCTGGGGCTGGGACACGCCCGGCACGAAGATCACCGTGTCCTTCGCCGGCCAAACCTATTCCACGACGGCCGGCAACGACGGCAAGTGGACGGTGAAGCTCGCGCCGCTGCCCGCCAACGCCGCGCCCCAGACGCTCACCGTTGTCGGCTCCACCAAGCGCGAGATAAAGGACGTGCTCATCGGCGAAGTGTGGATGTGCTCCGGCCAGTCAAACATGGTCTTTACTCTCGCCGACGACTGGACCGGCGATCTTGAGGCCGCCCGGTCGGACCTGCCGAATATCCGTCTCATCACAGTGCCGCGCGTCGGCACGCAGGAATTGCAGAATGACTTCAAGGGCGAGTGGCAAGCGTCTACGCCCGACTCGGCTCGGAAGTTCAGCGCGGTGGGCTTTTTCTTTGGACGTTACCTCCACGAAATCCTCAACGTGCCGGTGGGTCTCATTGACAACGCGTGGGGCGGCTCGGCCGCCGAAGCCTGGGTACGTCGCGCGTCGCTCGAAAAAGACCCGCGTTTCAAGCCGCTCATGGACTCGACGGTAAAGCATGAGGCGGAACTCCAGTCCGAGAAAGGAAAGGCTGATTTCGAGCGCGCCATGACGGCGTGGAAAGCCGCCGAGGAAAAGGCGAAGGCGGAAAAGAAGTCCCCGCCGCGCGCTCCCTTCTCGCCCCAGCAGTGGCTCGCCGGCAATGCCCGGCCCGGCAATATTTTCGCAGGCGTCGTGCATCCGACCCTCGGTTACGGACTCAGGGGCGTGATCTGGTATCAGGGCGAGACCAATGCCAATGCGGGTCGGTCTTACGAATACGCCAGCCTCTTCCCCTTCCTGATCGAGCAGTGGCGTAGAGAGTGGGGGCAGGGAGACTTCCCGTTCTACTGGGTGCAACTGGCCGCCTACAAAGCGGAGCGACCCGACCCCGGCGCCTGGGCGGAACTCCGCGAGGCACAGACAAAAACGATGCTATTGCCGAATACCGGCCAAGCCGTCATCATCGACCTTGGTGAGGGCAAGAATATTCACCCGCGCAACAAGCATGACGTGGCCGCCCGCCTCGTGCGCTGGGCCTTGGTCAAGGACTACGGAATGAAATTGCCGTATCGCAGTCCCGAGTTTAAGAGTGTCGTTATCACCGGGAACAAGGCGACGATTACCTTCGATTGTTTTGGCAGCCGACTTCGGCCCTTTGATGTTGAAGAACCCCGCGGCTTCGCGATTTGCGGCCCGGACAAAGTATGGCACCCGGCCACGGGCAGGATTCTCGACGGCAACACTGTCGAGTTGTGGAGCGAGCAGGTCGAAAAGCCCATCGCGGTCCGTTACGCCTGGGCGGACAATCCGGCGTGCAACCTCTTCTCAAACGACGGCCTCCCCGTCACGCCTTTCCGCACGGACAACTTCGATTTAATTACCGGGCCGAAACCCGTCCCTCCCGGCCAGCATGACCGTGCAAGATAA
- a CDS encoding pirin family protein yields MITLRPAAERGHFDHGWLNTYHTFSFADYHDPRHTHFRGLRVINEDTVQPGGGFGTHPHRDMEIITYILQGALAHKDSMGTGSTIVPGDVQRMSAGTGVLHSEFNHSRDELVHLLQIWIFPSERGLKPSYEQKTFAAEEKLNRLRLVASPDASDGSVILHSDARVYGSLLEPGASVEHALAQGRGAWIQVVTGAIEVNGKRLAAGDGAGIEDEQLLTITGRAESASSEFLLFDLA; encoded by the coding sequence ATGATCACCCTTCGTCCCGCAGCCGAGCGCGGCCATTTCGATCACGGATGGCTGAACACCTATCACACCTTTTCCTTCGCCGATTACCACGATCCCCGGCACACCCACTTCCGCGGCCTGCGCGTGATCAACGAGGACACGGTCCAGCCCGGCGGCGGTTTCGGCACCCACCCGCACCGCGACATGGAGATCATCACTTATATCCTGCAAGGCGCGCTGGCGCACAAGGACAGCATGGGGACTGGCTCGACCATCGTTCCCGGCGATGTGCAGCGCATGAGCGCCGGAACCGGAGTGCTGCACAGCGAGTTCAACCACTCGCGCGACGAGTTGGTGCACCTGCTGCAGATCTGGATTTTCCCCAGCGAGCGCGGTTTGAAGCCCAGCTACGAGCAGAAGACGTTCGCCGCGGAAGAGAAGTTGAACCGCCTGCGCCTGGTCGCGTCGCCGGACGCCAGCGACGGATCGGTCATCCTGCATTCCGACGCGCGGGTTTACGGCTCGCTGCTCGAGCCCGGAGCGAGCGTGGAGCACGCATTGGCGCAGGGACGCGGCGCCTGGATCCAGGTGGTCACCGGCGCGATCGAGGTGAACGGAAAGCGGCTTGCGGCAGGCGACGGCGCAGGCATCGAAGACGAGCAGTTGCTGACGATCACGGGACGCGCGGAGTCAGCATCGTCGGAGTTTCTGCTGTTCGATCTTGCCTGA
- a CDS encoding MarR family transcriptional regulator has product MKHFHGAARQERALDAYVKLLRAADTVDSFLMSQLESAGLTPSQFGVLEALYHIGPLCLGELARKLLKTGGNLTMVAGNLQKRGLVTRTRQAADKRFYLVSITEKGRKLIAQVFPQHVERIVAAMSALSPAEQKSLAALSRKLGTTVAARTDNRKSSGKIEQQKLRRC; this is encoded by the coding sequence ATGAAACACTTCCACGGCGCCGCCCGGCAGGAACGCGCGCTTGACGCCTACGTCAAGCTGCTGCGCGCCGCCGATACCGTGGATTCATTCCTCATGTCGCAACTGGAATCCGCCGGCCTCACGCCCAGCCAGTTTGGCGTGCTGGAAGCGCTCTACCACATCGGTCCGCTGTGCCTCGGCGAACTCGCCCGCAAGCTCCTGAAGACCGGCGGCAATCTCACCATGGTGGCCGGCAACCTGCAAAAACGCGGCCTCGTCACGCGCACGCGTCAGGCCGCCGACAAGCGTTTCTACCTGGTTTCGATTACGGAGAAGGGAAGAAAACTCATCGCGCAGGTCTTTCCGCAGCACGTCGAGCGCATCGTTGCGGCTATGTCCGCGCTCTCTCCCGCCGAGCAGAAATCGCTCGCGGCGCTCTCCCGCAAACTCGGCACCACGGTCGCCGCGCGCACCGACAACCGCAAGTCATCAGGCAAGATCGAACAGCAGAAACTCCGACGATGCTGA
- a CDS encoding metal ABC transporter permease has translation MLLLSFLILPFIASLILTGIHAYLGVHVVERGVIFVDLALAQIAALGATIAILAGMDPHGSGAYWISLAFTFLGAGIFALVRAHRGRIPLEAFIGITYAVASAAAILAMSKATGETEHLKDMLVGNILAVSRLEVIKTAVLYGAIGLFHYIFRRKFLLISTDPKMAERSGISIGLWDFLFYASFGFVVTSSVAIAGVLLVFCYLIVPSVGAMLFADRIGPRLAIGWTMGTLVSALGCYCSVWFDLPTGATIVCTFGAVLLVMFFVRQLFWRRAPLPLRESEVVLHERR, from the coding sequence ATGCTGCTGCTTTCGTTCTTGATCTTGCCGTTCATCGCCAGCCTCATTCTGACTGGCATTCACGCCTACCTCGGCGTGCACGTGGTGGAGCGCGGCGTCATCTTTGTTGACCTCGCGCTCGCCCAGATCGCCGCCCTCGGCGCCACCATCGCCATTCTCGCCGGCATGGACCCGCACGGCAGCGGCGCCTACTGGATCAGCCTCGCCTTCACCTTTCTGGGCGCCGGCATCTTCGCCCTGGTGCGTGCCCATCGCGGGCGCATCCCGCTGGAAGCCTTCATCGGCATCACCTACGCCGTCGCTTCCGCCGCCGCCATCCTCGCCATGAGCAAGGCGACCGGCGAAACCGAGCACCTCAAGGACATGCTCGTCGGCAACATCCTCGCCGTCTCGCGCCTGGAAGTCATCAAGACCGCCGTGCTCTACGGCGCCATCGGCCTGTTTCATTACATCTTCCGCCGCAAGTTCCTGCTCATCTCCACCGACCCGAAAATGGCCGAGCGATCCGGCATCTCCATCGGCCTGTGGGATTTTCTTTTCTACGCCTCGTTCGGATTTGTCGTGACCTCGTCCGTCGCCATTGCCGGCGTGCTGCTGGTGTTTTGCTATCTGATCGTTCCCTCGGTCGGCGCCATGCTCTTCGCCGACAGGATCGGCCCGCGCCTCGCCATCGGCTGGACCATGGGCACGCTGGTCTCCGCCTTGGGATGCTACTGCTCCGTCTGGTTCGATCTTCCCACCGGCGCCACCATCGTGTGCACCTTCGGCGCCGTGCTGCTGGTCATGTTCTTCGTCCGGCAGCTCTTCTGGCGACGCGCCCCGCTTCCGCTGCGCGAAAGCGAAGTCGTCTTGCACGAACGCCGCTGA
- a CDS encoding metal ABC transporter substrate-binding protein, whose amino-acid sequence MKVFRTMIALLALAFLAAPLASAKKLNVVTSTTDLAALAQEVGGDRISVESIAKGYQDPHFVEAKPSFLLKLRQADLLISVGLELEIGWLPPLITQSGNPRVQVGAPGYLDASQFAEILEKPTGQITRAMGDVHPLGNPHYWLDPDNGRRVAKGIAAKLGELDPQNSSYFQQRFTDFDKRLTAAEKNWDDQMKPYRGRKVVTYHTSWTNFAKHFGLNVVGYIEPRPGIPPTPQHTIEIIQLMKRDNVKIELIEPYFDLKTPQSIGRETGAQVLVLLPSTGGEKGVDNYFKLFDYDIGLLTKAFNATK is encoded by the coding sequence GTGAAGGTTTTTAGAACGATGATTGCGCTGCTGGCGCTGGCCTTCCTCGCCGCGCCGCTTGCGTCCGCCAAGAAACTCAACGTGGTCACCTCCACCACCGATCTCGCCGCGTTGGCGCAGGAAGTCGGCGGTGACCGCATCAGCGTCGAATCCATCGCCAAGGGATATCAGGATCCCCACTTTGTCGAAGCCAAGCCCAGCTTCCTGCTTAAGCTGCGCCAGGCCGACCTGCTCATCAGCGTCGGCCTGGAATTGGAAATCGGCTGGCTGCCGCCGCTCATCACCCAGAGCGGCAACCCGCGCGTCCAGGTGGGAGCGCCGGGTTACCTCGATGCATCGCAGTTTGCCGAGATCCTGGAGAAGCCAACCGGGCAGATCACGCGTGCCATGGGCGACGTCCATCCCCTCGGAAACCCGCACTACTGGCTCGATCCCGACAATGGCCGCCGCGTCGCCAAGGGCATCGCCGCCAAGTTGGGCGAACTCGATCCGCAGAACAGCAGCTACTTCCAGCAGCGCTTCACCGATTTCGACAAGCGCCTTACCGCCGCCGAAAAAAACTGGGACGACCAGATGAAGCCCTATCGCGGCCGCAAGGTTGTCACCTATCACACCTCCTGGACCAACTTCGCCAAGCACTTCGGACTCAACGTCGTCGGCTACATTGAACCGCGGCCGGGCATTCCGCCTACGCCGCAGCACACCATCGAGATCATCCAGTTGATGAAACGCGACAATGTGAAGATCGAGTTGATCGAGCCTTATTTCGATCTCAAGACTCCGCAGAGCATCGGTCGTGAAACCGGCGCCCAGGTGCTGGTGTTACTACCTTCCACCGGCGGCGAAAAGGGCGTTGACAATTATTTCAAGCTGTTCGATTACGATATCGGATTGTTGACCAAGGCATTCAACGCCACCAAATAG
- a CDS encoding TonB-dependent receptor gives MRDRVSGLVLLTLFLGAVSPPARAQQSQEDRIKALEERIIALEGQVRMLQAQQQSSAPAPPAPELGAVSAASAVQQAGSLPVYGGASAAAKALNPDISVIGDFLGSMGHNPMVPTPAFQMHESEVGLQAIIDPYARGDFFISFGEEGVNLEEGYITFTALPAGFVLRGGKMRAAFGKVNTLHNHVLPWTDRPLVTNSLLGGEDGINDAGLSLTRILPAPKGLFLEATGQIFRGDSADIFASSQRSDVSAVAHLRSYRDLTESTNLDIGASYARGHNDLGSSYLTQLYGVDATLRWKPLRRSIYHSFVGRSEFIWSQRQQLPRLQRSFGFYASGDYQLGRRWFAGARYDRSDRARDAALTDSGASLVLTYWPSEFSQLRGQYRLTRYAEHFDAHEFLMQLQFSLGAHGAHPF, from the coding sequence ATGCGCGATCGAGTTTCGGGTCTTGTGCTTCTGACGTTGTTTCTCGGAGCGGTTTCCCCGCCTGCTCGCGCCCAGCAGAGCCAGGAAGACCGCATCAAGGCGCTGGAGGAGCGCATCATCGCCCTCGAAGGCCAGGTGCGCATGCTGCAGGCTCAGCAGCAATCATCGGCCCCGGCGCCGCCTGCTCCGGAACTTGGCGCCGTCTCTGCCGCCAGCGCCGTCCAGCAGGCGGGCTCGTTGCCGGTATATGGTGGAGCTTCGGCGGCAGCCAAGGCGCTGAATCCCGACATCAGTGTCATCGGCGATTTTCTCGGCTCCATGGGCCACAATCCCATGGTTCCGACGCCCGCATTCCAAATGCATGAATCCGAGGTCGGCTTGCAGGCCATCATCGACCCCTACGCCCGCGGCGACTTTTTCATTTCTTTCGGTGAAGAGGGCGTGAACCTCGAAGAGGGCTACATCACCTTTACCGCACTGCCCGCCGGATTCGTGCTGCGCGGCGGCAAGATGCGTGCCGCTTTCGGAAAAGTGAACACCCTCCACAACCACGTGCTGCCCTGGACTGATCGCCCGCTGGTCACCAACAGCCTGCTCGGCGGCGAAGACGGCATCAACGACGCCGGCCTCTCGCTCACCCGCATTCTGCCTGCGCCCAAGGGCCTTTTCCTGGAGGCCACCGGGCAGATCTTCCGCGGCGACTCTGCCGACATCTTTGCCTCCAGCCAGCGCAGCGACGTCAGCGCCGTCGCCCATCTCCGCAGCTATCGCGACCTCACCGAGTCCACCAATCTCGATATTGGCGCTTCCTACGCGCGCGGCCACAACGACCTTGGCAGCAGCTACCTTACGCAGCTCTACGGCGTTGACGCCACTCTGCGCTGGAAGCCGCTGCGCCGCTCCATTTATCACTCCTTTGTCGGACGCAGCGAGTTCATCTGGAGCCAACGCCAGCAATTGCCGCGCTTGCAGCGCTCCTTCGGTTTCTACGCCTCGGGCGACTACCAGTTGGGACGCCGTTGGTTCGCCGGCGCGCGCTACGACCGTTCCGACCGCGCCCGCGATGCCGCTCTCACCGACAGCGGCGCGTCGCTCGTTTTGACCTACTGGCCCAGCGAATTCAGCCAGCTTCGCGGCCAGTACCGGCTCACCCGCTACGCCGAACACTTCGACGCGCACGAATTCTTGATGCAACTGCAGTTTTCCCTGGGCGCGCACGGCGCCCATCCGTTTTAG
- a CDS encoding aminotransferase class I/II-fold pyridoxal phosphate-dependent enzyme, whose product MEPAPRRAKQLISGKAERFTESVIREMTRQAMMHGAINLAQGFPDFAAPEEIKRAAQEAIAADINQYAITWGAKPLREAIARQMEKWQGIAVDAEREITVCCGSTEAMIASLLAITNPGDEVVIFEPFYENYGPDTILSGAQPRFVKLHPPEGEGEWHFDERELRAAFNRKTKAIVVNTPNNPTGKVFTRAEMETIRDLCVEHDALAITDEIYEHILYDGAEHIAMARLDGMRARTITINGMSKTYSVTGWRVGWAVASPVLTNAIRKVHDFLTVGAAAPLQAAGAVALSLPESYYEHLARSYRARRDRLLPALQQAGFKVFVPRGAYYIMTDIEGFGFEDDVRFAQHLVKEVGVAVVPGSSFYSDPRDGARQVRFAFCKRDETLDAAAERLRRIGNL is encoded by the coding sequence ATGGAGCCGGCGCCAAGGCGGGCGAAGCAGTTGATCAGCGGCAAGGCGGAGCGGTTTACCGAGTCGGTGATCCGCGAGATGACGCGCCAGGCAATGATGCACGGCGCGATCAACCTGGCGCAGGGATTTCCCGACTTCGCCGCGCCGGAGGAGATCAAGCGCGCGGCGCAGGAGGCGATCGCCGCCGACATCAATCAGTACGCGATTACCTGGGGAGCGAAGCCGCTGCGGGAAGCGATCGCGCGGCAGATGGAGAAGTGGCAAGGCATCGCGGTGGATGCGGAGCGCGAGATCACGGTGTGCTGCGGATCCACCGAGGCGATGATCGCGTCGCTGCTGGCGATTACCAATCCCGGCGACGAGGTGGTGATCTTCGAACCGTTTTACGAAAACTACGGGCCGGACACGATCCTGTCGGGCGCGCAGCCGCGGTTTGTGAAGCTGCATCCTCCGGAGGGCGAGGGCGAGTGGCACTTCGACGAGCGCGAACTGCGGGCGGCGTTCAACCGCAAGACCAAGGCGATCGTTGTCAACACGCCGAACAACCCGACGGGCAAGGTGTTCACGCGGGCCGAGATGGAAACCATCCGCGATCTGTGCGTCGAGCACGACGCGCTGGCGATCACCGACGAAATCTACGAGCACATCCTCTACGACGGCGCGGAACACATCGCGATGGCGCGGCTGGACGGCATGCGCGCGCGGACGATCACCATCAACGGCATGTCGAAGACGTACAGCGTGACGGGATGGCGCGTGGGGTGGGCGGTGGCATCGCCGGTGCTGACGAACGCGATCCGCAAAGTACACGACTTCCTGACGGTGGGGGCCGCGGCGCCGTTGCAGGCGGCGGGGGCGGTGGCGCTGAGCTTGCCGGAGTCGTATTACGAGCACCTGGCGAGGTCGTATCGCGCGCGGCGGGACCGGCTGCTGCCCGCGCTACAGCAGGCGGGATTCAAGGTGTTTGTGCCGCGGGGCGCGTACTACATCATGACCGACATCGAGGGGTTCGGGTTCGAGGACGACGTGCGCTTTGCGCAGCACCTGGTGAAGGAGGTCGGCGTGGCCGTCGTGCCGGGATCGAGCTTCTACAGCGATCCGCGTGACGGCGCGCGGCAGGTGCGATTCGCGTTTTGCAAGCGCGATGAAACGCTGGACGCGGCAGCGGAGCGGCTGAGAAGAATTGGAAATTTGTAA
- a CDS encoding UbiX family flavin prenyltransferase, whose amino-acid sequence MQRRNLIVAITGATGTIFGVRILQLLQGTDVDTHVVISRWGARTLAEETDYTVEQVQAMATHAYPIGDQGAAISSGSLVTLGMVIAPCTMNTLACIAHGHGDNLIHRAADVTLKERRKLVLLVREAPLNDIHLENMLKLSRMGVVIFPPVPAFYNHPQSLDEMINHLAMRALDQFDLHLDVMRRWDGTNATPQSRVTN is encoded by the coding sequence ATGCAACGCCGCAACCTGATCGTCGCCATCACCGGCGCCACCGGAACCATCTTTGGCGTCCGCATCCTGCAACTGTTGCAGGGCACCGATGTTGACACTCACGTTGTCATCAGCCGCTGGGGCGCGCGCACCCTCGCCGAGGAAACCGACTACACCGTCGAGCAGGTCCAGGCGATGGCGACTCACGCCTATCCCATCGGCGACCAGGGCGCCGCCATCTCCAGCGGTTCCTTGGTCACGCTCGGCATGGTGATCGCGCCCTGCACCATGAACACGCTGGCCTGCATCGCCCATGGCCATGGCGACAATCTCATCCATCGCGCCGCCGACGTCACTCTCAAGGAGCGCCGCAAACTCGTGCTCCTCGTCCGCGAAGCCCCACTCAACGACATTCACCTGGAGAACATGCTCAAGCTCTCGCGCATGGGCGTGGTGATCTTTCCGCCCGTGCCCGCCTTCTACAACCATCCCCAGTCGCTCGACGAGATGATCAACCACCTCGCCATGCGTGCGCTCGATCAGTTCGATCTCCACCTCGATGTCATGCGCAGGTGGGATGGAACCAACGCGACGCCGCAGTCGCGAGTGACCAATTAG
- a CDS encoding 2'-5' RNA ligase family protein, which yields MAPPQYALVAYVKSPVGGFVEGLRHEFHPTQAHLPAHLSILPPRILQGSEAEALASLERACRDVDPFEIVLGEVATFMPVTPTVFIRVAHAAYRMRELHDRLNVGVLNAEEQWPYMPHLTIFRMDSVEQAGPALEEARRRWDNYRDSRRVLIEQATFVREAGANRWMDLAPVPLGRRLATTS from the coding sequence ATGGCCCCTCCGCAATATGCCTTGGTCGCGTATGTGAAGAGTCCGGTCGGCGGCTTCGTCGAAGGGCTGCGGCACGAGTTTCACCCGACCCAGGCGCATCTGCCGGCCCACCTCAGCATTCTCCCGCCGCGCATCCTGCAGGGCTCGGAAGCGGAGGCGCTGGCAAGCCTGGAGCGCGCCTGCCGGGATGTGGACCCGTTTGAGATCGTGCTCGGCGAGGTCGCGACTTTCATGCCGGTGACACCGACAGTTTTCATCCGGGTCGCCCACGCCGCGTATCGCATGCGCGAGTTGCACGATCGCTTGAACGTGGGAGTACTGAACGCCGAGGAGCAGTGGCCCTACATGCCGCACCTGACGATCTTCCGCATGGATTCAGTGGAGCAGGCGGGGCCGGCACTGGAGGAAGCCCGCCGCCGCTGGGACAATTACCGCGATTCGCGGCGCGTCTTGATTGAACAGGCGACATTCGTGCGCGAAGCCGGCGCCAATCGCTGGATGGACCTGGCGCCGGTGCCGCTGGGCCGGCGTCTTGCCACTACCAGCTAA